A window of the Pedobacter frigiditerrae genome harbors these coding sequences:
- a CDS encoding DUF4397 domain-containing protein codes for MKKILYFIAVCTVLLAACKKNGMTVENTEYEKVAPGDPKYSYLKFLNVTPGSPVSNYYLDGVKFSSALSSSGIENAGYAYNGLYPDLGYAVTSPGSHKVTANIIPTATVDKGLEVLNTTIAPQAGKYYTIFTTGQYSATNKSIGPILVVEDTKPPLDTSKLAIRFINLYNGGPNLDFIRNTTGVKLASNVAYGQVSPWTEITNPGPGAAPTILYTLNNAATNLPLLSNISGSLTKGRAYTIYIRGVFGNSTYPPAFGTYTTFY; via the coding sequence ATGAAAAAAATATTATATTTTATTGCGGTTTGCACAGTGTTACTGGCAGCTTGCAAAAAAAATGGAATGACTGTTGAAAATACTGAATATGAGAAAGTTGCCCCTGGAGACCCTAAGTATTCTTATCTTAAGTTTTTAAATGTAACTCCTGGTAGTCCAGTTTCAAACTACTATCTAGATGGTGTAAAATTTTCATCAGCACTATCATCTTCAGGGATAGAAAATGCAGGCTATGCGTATAATGGATTGTACCCAGATCTTGGTTATGCAGTCACCTCTCCTGGCAGTCACAAAGTAACGGCAAATATTATACCTACTGCAACTGTAGATAAAGGCTTAGAAGTGTTAAATACCACTATTGCACCTCAAGCAGGTAAATATTATACCATTTTTACTACAGGCCAATACAGCGCAACTAACAAATCCATAGGTCCTATTCTTGTTGTAGAGGATACCAAACCGCCGCTTGATACATCTAAACTCGCAATACGTTTTATAAACCTATATAACGGCGGGCCTAACCTTGATTTTATTAGAAATACGACAGGAGTAAAACTTGCTTCAAATGTAGCATATGGTCAAGTTTCACCTTGGACAGAAATTACAAACCCTGGGCCAGGTGCTGCCCCTACAATTTTATATACATTAAATAATGCGGCTACCAATTTGCCATTGTTATCTAATATTTCAGGCTCGCTTACTAAAGGAAGGGCATATACCATTTATATTCGCGGAGTTTTTGGTAATTCAACTTATCCTCCAGCCTTTGGAACTTATACAACCTTCTATTAA
- a CDS encoding gliding motility-associated C-terminal domain-containing protein — protein MKKIFLFLCLVYFINNLKAAVFTVTSNANAGSGTLREAINLANGNGVGQTDYIYFSIQGNSVNDFTIALESELPILTSNITIDATTQPIAPSLILPNPNIRIYLTRVVTPYFSGLRLDNAKNIEIYGLSFSNFKSDPLGAVDEKKAGIFLLNTADVIIGAPGKPNCFNNNYAGILSPYIIPRTDVINIKISSNILGMGENGLNAQPNETGIDLSFLKNSVIGGDTPEEGNLITSNTVKGLALAAADGNIKITNNLIGLDRTLIKAIPSSSAIGIYVNGQVSIPVISKNIICAQKIGLEIDFVNGGFLVAGNKIGTGPLGTENFGNETGIHINFCNKGTIGGNSTTDGNSIAYNKTGVLIEITYPISMYKNSFYCNGEAITFKNLPDPTKIVKARITTITPNKLSGTFLPNATVELFYTGTCLDCQGKTWLGTVVANANGVWSYDGAITGQVTSMGTNLDGATSSFSKPDIDDAFRRVLPSICGQANGSITLMRAYDYTSLAWYNTNGDLVGTDLTLTNIPAGNYYLKVGQNGGCDIVSATYNVPTSAIIINETAKKIVDANCTSSNGSIKGITVSNNMSKTWYNAAGQIVSAGNDLLDMPIGNYYFTVGTGSCLVKSATYAIQNGATTYELRDFVITESSCGQPTGSIKVTGYSATTDYTFKWFDGNDNVVGTSLAINNLYKGSYKLMAYNINTCSNLVGEFIVPEAKMPVINFDSMQKFLSCDGKLVSTTGLSIDGSTNPYTFKWTDEDGNVVSDQLNFKGIAIGKYQLMVTDKYGCISGTAPIDFTLIKNTSLSFANSITPNGDGINDFWDIKGFQSYPDGDFSIYSRDGNRIFYSRGYSKAFDGMYNGKSLPTGVYYYIIDLKTDCGKMSGSLTILR, from the coding sequence ATGAAAAAGATATTCCTATTTTTATGTTTGGTATATTTTATCAATAACCTTAAGGCTGCGGTATTTACAGTTACCTCTAATGCAAATGCTGGCTCTGGAACTTTGCGTGAAGCAATTAACTTAGCAAATGGAAATGGGGTAGGGCAAACAGATTATATTTATTTTAGTATACAGGGCAATTCCGTTAATGATTTCACCATTGCTCTGGAAAGTGAACTTCCTATCCTTACTTCCAATATTACAATTGATGCTACAACTCAGCCCATAGCTCCCAGCTTAATTTTGCCAAACCCAAATATCAGAATTTATTTGACACGAGTTGTAACGCCATATTTTTCAGGACTAAGACTGGATAATGCGAAAAATATTGAGATTTATGGTTTATCGTTCAGCAATTTTAAGTCTGATCCACTTGGGGCTGTCGATGAAAAAAAAGCAGGGATATTTCTCTTAAACACCGCTGATGTTATTATTGGGGCTCCAGGCAAACCAAATTGTTTTAACAACAATTATGCAGGTATACTATCTCCATATATTATCCCCAGAACTGATGTGATAAATATTAAGATATCTTCTAATATTTTAGGCATGGGAGAAAATGGTCTTAATGCTCAACCTAATGAAACAGGAATAGATTTGAGCTTTTTAAAAAACAGTGTTATAGGTGGTGACACTCCAGAAGAAGGGAATTTGATCACCTCAAATACAGTAAAGGGTTTAGCCTTAGCTGCCGCAGATGGAAATATTAAAATAACAAATAATTTAATTGGTTTAGATAGAACACTTATCAAAGCCATACCTTCATCTTCCGCAATAGGGATTTATGTTAATGGCCAAGTCTCTATCCCAGTCATATCTAAAAATATAATTTGCGCACAGAAAATAGGATTAGAAATAGATTTCGTGAATGGTGGATTTCTTGTAGCAGGCAATAAAATAGGTACGGGTCCTTTAGGTACAGAGAATTTCGGAAATGAAACAGGTATTCATATTAATTTTTGCAACAAGGGAACTATTGGAGGAAATTCGACAACTGATGGAAATTCAATTGCATACAATAAAACAGGCGTGTTAATCGAAATTACCTATCCAATATCTATGTACAAGAACAGCTTTTATTGCAATGGTGAGGCTATAACCTTTAAAAATTTGCCAGACCCTACGAAGATTGTTAAAGCAAGAATTACCACGATTACACCAAATAAATTAAGTGGTACATTTTTACCCAATGCTACAGTAGAACTTTTTTATACAGGAACTTGTTTAGATTGCCAAGGTAAAACTTGGCTTGGTACTGTCGTTGCGAATGCAAATGGGGTTTGGAGTTATGATGGGGCTATAACTGGTCAAGTTACCAGTATGGGCACTAACTTAGATGGAGCAACCTCATCCTTTTCTAAGCCTGATATTGATGATGCATTCAGGAGGGTTTTGCCAAGTATATGTGGGCAAGCAAATGGAAGTATAACTTTAATGCGTGCTTATGACTATACATCTTTAGCGTGGTATAATACAAATGGAGATTTAGTTGGTACTGATTTAACGCTGACAAATATCCCAGCAGGAAATTATTATTTAAAGGTTGGTCAAAATGGTGGTTGTGACATTGTATCTGCAACCTACAATGTGCCAACAAGTGCCATCATCATTAATGAAACTGCCAAAAAAATAGTAGATGCGAATTGTACTTCTTCAAATGGTAGCATCAAAGGAATAACCGTTTCAAACAATATGTCCAAAACATGGTACAATGCTGCAGGGCAAATAGTAAGTGCAGGAAATGATTTGTTAGACATGCCAATCGGCAACTATTATTTTACGGTAGGCACAGGTAGTTGCTTAGTTAAATCTGCAACCTATGCTATCCAAAATGGAGCAACCACTTACGAGTTAAGAGACTTTGTAATTACTGAATCAAGCTGTGGCCAACCAACAGGAAGCATTAAGGTAACAGGATATAGTGCAACAACTGACTATACATTTAAATGGTTTGATGGTAATGATAATGTGGTAGGAACATCATTAGCTATAAATAATTTGTATAAAGGCAGTTATAAATTAATGGCATACAACATAAATACCTGTTCAAATTTAGTGGGAGAGTTTATAGTCCCAGAAGCAAAGATGCCAGTGATAAATTTTGACTCTATGCAAAAGTTTCTTAGCTGTGACGGTAAATTAGTGAGTACGACTGGTCTGAGTATCGATGGATCTACAAACCCATATACTTTTAAATGGACCGATGAAGATGGTAATGTTGTTTCTGATCAATTGAACTTTAAAGGAATAGCAATAGGAAAATATCAATTAATGGTAACAGATAAGTATGGGTGCATAAGTGGTACTGCGCCTATAGATTTTACGTTAATAAAGAATACTTCCTTAAGTTTTGCCAATTCAATTACGCCAAATGGAGATGGAATAAATGATTTTTGGGATATCAAAGGCTTCCAAAGTTATCCCGATGGTGACTTTAGCATTTATAGTAGAGACGGAAATAGGATATTTTATTCAAGAGGATATTCGAAAGCATTTGATGGGATGTATAATGGCAAGTCGCTGCCTACTGGAGTTTATTATTATATAATAGATCTCAAAACAGATTGTGGTAAAATGAGTGGCAGCTTAACCATTTTAAGATAA
- a CDS encoding SusD/RagB family nutrient-binding outer membrane lipoprotein, with protein sequence MKKIYFVLIALAITFSGCKKYFDINTDPATPQNPESKTLTPPLFAQMERGVQFDARYLGGLIQYFGGAVNVGEQHGWLPISDAMGEIWRTNYYGLGANLNLIISGSEAKQEWNYVGMAQALKAWGWQITTDYHGDIILKQAYEPNRFVFDYDPQSDVYAEVVRLANESIKNFSRTDGAGTVAKLAGPDLVYQGDAAKWIKFNYGLLARNGNNLVNKSTYDPAKVIEYCDKSLASNADNFIVPNNGALSADANFFGPLRQNMGSYRQTRIIVGLLDGSYFTGTPGLVVDPRRDNMITASPDGVFRGTSPYSGDPGTVAAKNQIANLWGVYAGANPGAGFGKYIFKDKAGFPIMTSTEIQFIKAEAALRSNNPTLAYTAFLKGISESIDFVSSQGVAITPAAKTAYLTSASVPQSAAALTLRDVMLQKYLALYGYGFVETWSDLRKYNYITGDAKGNNPYVNVYFFPTSFYADNAGKPAQRYRPRYNSEYIWNVAALKKIGADKIDYHTVPMWFAQP encoded by the coding sequence ATGAAAAAAATATATTTTGTACTAATTGCATTAGCAATTACATTTTCGGGTTGTAAAAAGTATTTCGATATAAATACTGACCCTGCAACACCTCAAAATCCGGAAAGTAAAACATTAACACCACCACTTTTTGCACAAATGGAACGTGGCGTACAATTCGACGCAAGATACCTAGGCGGCTTGATCCAATATTTTGGCGGAGCTGTGAATGTAGGCGAACAACATGGTTGGTTACCAATTAGCGATGCCATGGGTGAAATTTGGCGTACTAATTATTATGGGTTGGGTGCTAACTTAAATTTGATTATAAGTGGTAGTGAAGCTAAACAAGAGTGGAATTATGTGGGTATGGCGCAAGCCCTAAAAGCTTGGGGTTGGCAAATTACCACAGATTATCATGGTGATATTATTTTAAAGCAAGCTTATGAACCAAACCGTTTTGTGTTTGATTATGATCCTCAATCTGATGTATATGCTGAAGTAGTTCGTTTAGCTAATGAATCTATCAAAAATTTCAGTAGAACTGATGGAGCAGGTACAGTTGCAAAATTGGCTGGGCCTGATTTAGTATATCAAGGTGACGCTGCTAAATGGATTAAATTTAATTACGGATTATTGGCGAGAAACGGTAATAACCTAGTTAATAAATCAACTTACGATCCGGCAAAAGTTATCGAATATTGTGATAAATCATTAGCGTCAAATGCCGATAACTTTATTGTGCCTAATAATGGTGCATTATCAGCAGATGCAAACTTTTTTGGACCATTAAGACAAAATATGGGTTCTTATCGCCAAACCAGAATTATTGTTGGTTTGCTGGATGGAAGCTACTTTACAGGTACGCCTGGTTTGGTTGTGGATCCACGTAGAGACAATATGATCACAGCATCTCCTGATGGAGTATTTAGAGGGACATCACCTTATTCAGGTGATCCTGGAACTGTTGCCGCAAAAAATCAAATTGCTAACCTTTGGGGAGTATATGCTGGTGCTAACCCTGGTGCTGGTTTTGGAAAGTATATCTTTAAAGATAAAGCTGGTTTCCCAATCATGACTTCTACTGAAATCCAATTTATCAAGGCTGAAGCAGCGTTAAGAAGTAATAACCCAACGCTTGCTTACACAGCATTCTTAAAAGGTATTTCTGAAAGTATAGATTTTGTAAGTAGTCAAGGCGTGGCAATTACTCCTGCTGCTAAAACTGCATATTTAACAAGTGCTTCCGTGCCACAAAGTGCAGCAGCATTAACACTAAGAGATGTTATGCTACAGAAGTACTTGGCATTGTACGGATATGGTTTTGTTGAAACTTGGAGTGATTTACGTAAATATAATTACATTACAGGTGATGCAAAAGGAAACAATCCATATGTAAATGTGTATTTTTTCCCCACTTCATTTTATGCTGACAATGCAGGTAAACCCGCTCAGCGCTATCGCCCAAGATATAACTCAGAATATATTTGGAATGTAGCTGCCCTCAAAAAAATTGGCGCAGATAAAATCGATTATCATACCGTTCCAATGTGGTTTGCTCAACCTTAA